One genomic segment of Paenibacillus xylanexedens includes these proteins:
- the yidC gene encoding membrane protein insertase YidC: MEHKTNKGFTFTSGKGRIYGLIAILFAVMLLAGCSNNVSEITSSTPGFFNHYIVFPLSYLIQHIATIFSGSYGIAIIVITLVIRLALLPLMMRQAKSQQGTRVIMNAMKPEMDALKKKYEGKNDPADKQKLSQETMELYKKHKFNPLNIGCLPMLIQLPILSGIYTAIRLTPELSSHSFLWFKLGAPDYVLAVVVAVIYLIQAKVSQANMAPEQRKQFAIMGYLSPLMMAFFSLTAPAAMPLYWTVGGSFLVLQTLLFRKMYPVEHPQEPVVVEVSKKKNKKSSSAKPSRKPAKS; the protein is encoded by the coding sequence ATGGAACATAAGACCAACAAGGGATTCACTTTTACTTCGGGCAAGGGACGGATCTATGGCCTGATTGCCATTTTGTTTGCAGTCATGCTGCTTGCCGGATGCAGCAACAACGTGTCGGAGATTACTTCATCGACACCGGGATTTTTTAATCACTACATTGTATTTCCACTGTCGTATCTGATTCAGCACATTGCGACCATATTTAGTGGAAGCTACGGGATCGCGATTATCGTGATTACACTTGTCATTCGTCTGGCACTGTTGCCATTGATGATGCGTCAAGCCAAGTCCCAGCAGGGAACACGAGTCATCATGAACGCCATGAAACCCGAAATGGATGCGCTCAAGAAAAAATATGAAGGCAAAAATGATCCTGCTGATAAGCAAAAGCTGTCTCAGGAAACGATGGAGCTATACAAGAAACATAAGTTCAATCCGCTGAACATTGGTTGCTTGCCGATGCTCATTCAGTTGCCTATCCTGTCAGGTATCTACACGGCTATCCGACTTACACCGGAACTGTCTTCTCATTCGTTCCTGTGGTTCAAACTGGGAGCGCCGGACTACGTACTCGCTGTGGTGGTCGCGGTCATATATCTGATTCAAGCCAAGGTATCACAAGCCAATATGGCGCCTGAGCAGCGAAAACAGTTCGCCATTATGGGTTATCTCTCCCCATTGATGATGGCATTCTTTTCTCTTACAGCTCCGGCAGCGATGCCGCTCTACTGGACCGTTGGGGGTTCGTTCCTGGTACTACAGACATTATTGTTCCGTAAAATGTACCCGGTAGAACACCCACAGGAGCCTGTGGTTGTGGAAGTAAGTAAGAAAAAGAATAAAAAATCCAGCTCCGCCAAACCTTCTCGGAAACCTGCAAAGTCCTAA